The following proteins come from a genomic window of Sesamum indicum cultivar Zhongzhi No. 13 linkage group LG10, S_indicum_v1.0, whole genome shotgun sequence:
- the LOC105171670 gene encoding uncharacterized protein LOC105171670 produces the protein WVGYQLCISLGTYFQISQAYASRDYIVVAIDSRYHGERARNLTTYRDALVSSWKKGDTMLFIFDTVWDLIKLADHLTQREDVDPSRTGIIGESLGAMHAWFGAAADTRYSVAAPIIGVQGFRWAIEHDKWQARVDSILRLYLKKQELILEKVQSIKKWWRSLVSSAVVLQPLRQEIKVLKSFKLNNSF, from the exons TGGGTTGGGTATCAGCTCTGTATTTCTCTCGGAACCTATTTCCAGATTTCCCAG GCATATGCTTCAAGGGATTATATTGTTGTAGCAATTGATTCTCGCTACCATGGAGAGCGTGCAAGAAACTTAACAACTTACCGAGAT GCTCTGGTGTCATCGTGGAAAAAAGGCGATACGATGCTTTTCATATTTGACACG GTTTGGGACTTAATAAAATTGGCAGATCATCTCACACAAAGGGAGGATGTGGATCCTTCAAGGACAGGAATTATCGGCGAATCACTTGGAG CAATGCATGCATGGTTTGGTGCTGCTGCTGATACTCGCTATTCAGTGGCTGCGCCTATAATTGGTGTTCAG GGGTTTAGATGGGCTATTGAACATGACAAGTGGCAAGCTCGGGTTGACAGCATTTTAAGGCTGTATTTGAAG AAGCAAGAATTGATCTTGGAAAAAGTGCAATCGATAAAGAAGTGGTGGAGAAGTTTAGT TTCTTCTGCTGTAGTGTTGCAGCCGCTCAGACAGGAAATCAAGGTACTGAAATCGTTTAAATTGAACAATTCGTTTTGA
- the LOC105171609 gene encoding UPF0481 protein At3g47200-like: MQMVEGSADRVIIDIHRHLDGLPSTPSKPSIYRVDSHLRNDKWNDVYDPEILSIGPYHYGILRLQNMQQLKFRYLKRYLKRRNEQSVERYAIAVAAMEKRARKCYADSFDLDENAFVTMMLLDGFFLIELFRYSSFKHLRDADDPIFRHERILSQLRHDILLLENQLPFFVLNQLFNMTKTDENPDDDLIALALRFFDGMLLNLSVSRVLRRLPVKIIDHLCGLVHDVWCLSFAEAISQKSNERDKWENINSISGLREAGIKFKRAKIDDNLMDIKFVNGVLRIPQLIIYDETESQLMNLIAYEQYLSDGERRYISDYIFFMHCLINTSNDVELLRSRGIIENCLGDDEEVCLMFNRLGRNILTSSDFCYSQVFCSVNRHCRRRGKRWKANLRRNYFNSPWSIISFLAAVALLVLTLTQTTYTVLTYYNRKR, encoded by the coding sequence ATGCAAATGGTTGAGGGATCAGCTGATAGAGTCATAATTGATATCCACCGTCACCTTGACGGCTTGCCTTCTACACCCTCCAAGCCCAGTATCTATAGAGTGGATAGTCATTTGCGGAATGATAAGTGGAATGATGTTTACGATCCTGAAATACTTTCAATTGGCCCTTATCACTACGGGATTCTTAGATTGCAGAACATGCAACAGCTTAAATTCAGATACCTAAAGCGGTATCTTAAACGTAGAAACGAGCAAAGTGTGGAGAGATATGCAATAGCTGTGGCAGCTATGGAAAAACGAGCACGGAAATGTTATGCCGACTCTTTTGATCTTGATGAAAATGCATTTGTGACGATGATGTTACTTGATGGATTCTTCCTCATTGAATTATTTCGCTATAGCAGTTTTAAGCATCTGAGGGACGCCGATGACCCCATTTTTAGACATGAAAGGATTCTGAGCCAATTGCGTCACGACATCCTTCTGCTTGAAAACCAGCTTCCGTTTTTTGTCCTGAATCAGTTGTTCAACATGACCAAGACCGATGAAAATCCGGACGACGACCTGATTGCTCTTGCTTTGCGTTTCTTCGATGGCATGTTACTAAACTTGTCTGTATCAAGAGTCCTGAGAAGATTGCCTGTCAAGATTATTGACCATCTTTGTGGCTTAGTACATGACGTTTGGTGTCTGTCTTTTGCCGAGGCAATATCACAGAAGAGCAATGAAAGAGACAAGTGGGAAAACATAAACTCCATCTCTGGTCTGCGAGAGGCGGGAATTAAGTTCAAAAGGGCGAAAATAGACGACAACCTGATGGACATCAAATTCGTAAATGGCGTGCTGAGAATACCACAGCTGATCATATATGATGAGACAGAGTCACAACTCATGAATCTAATAGCATATGAACAATATCTGTCTGATGGAGAACGTCGATACATCTCAGACTACATCTTTTTCATGCATTGCCTCATTAACACATCAAATGATGTTGAGCTACTACGTAGTCGTGGGATAATCGAGAACTGCTTGGGGGACGACGAAGAAGTATGTCTGATGTTTAATCGACTGGGGAGAAACATCCTAACATCTTCAGATTTCTGTTACTCCCAAGTCTTCTGCAGCGTGAATAGGCACTGTCGGCGGCGTGGAAAGAGGTGGAAAGCAAACCTGCGGAGGAATTACTTCAATAGCCCGTGGTCGATCATCTCATTTCTTGCTGCCGTGGCGCTGCTGGTTCTCACCTTGACGCAGACAACATACACCGTTCTTACATATTACAATCGCAAGAGATGA